In Temnothorax longispinosus isolate EJ_2023e chromosome 10, Tlon_JGU_v1, whole genome shotgun sequence, a single window of DNA contains:
- the Mre11 gene encoding double-strand break repair protein MRE11 isoform X1, with amino-acid sequence MSESSSTHMDPEDTINILVATDIHLGFDYSKKRGGQSEESFVTFEEILKYGKDNDVDFILLGGDLFHDTKPTQVTLLKCVELLRKYCLGTKECKLEFLSDSELVFQHCAQKHVNYEDPNLNVSMPVFTIHGNHDDPSFGTVGSMDVLSATGLVNYFGKWTDLNRVVVSPLILKKRNTHVALYGLSYINDQRLSRLYRDDKVELLRAKDIETFNIFVLHQNRVKHGDYAHIPESKLHKFLNLVVWGHEHECRITPEFNAEGGYFISQPGSSIVTSLCESESKPKHVGLLKINKSNFKMKSLKLKSVRPFVFDNMILNDHDIKMRDRVSLADSISQYVDHYIENEMIPRATEQLTEYPNQPPQPLIRLRIFYDDDNEQFDTLSLAQKYCDVVANPMEMILFRKMKSGEKGKRAIQDGIDDLDDISELFHGDLGQEWTSTVPGGIKKYFDMEENKDKLTVLTVTALNEALHRYVELSDIDAFKNIVRDQMTRTIEYLQTQNTETPEEIREQIKVFRDKRLSEEQQEQINAREAALSRPPPSPRAKQSRNINTTIDSNDSDEDLDTSSKSSTKTTRGRGRGSRGGRGSRGGRGRGKSNEKNVSVATMLQNTRSAQPKKTRGQCIIISDSE; translated from the exons ATGTCGGAATCTTCTAGCACGCACATGGATCCGGAGGACACTATCAACATTCTAGTGGCCACGGATATTCATCTCGGTTTCGACTACAGCAAAAAGAGAG GAGGACAATCGGAAGAGAGTTTCGTGACGTTCGAAGAAATATTGAAGTATGGCAAGGACAACGATGTCGATTTTATTCTGCTGGGCGGTGATCTGTTTCATGACACTAAGCCAACGCAAGTCACATTACTTAAATGCGTGGAATTGCTGCGAAAATATTGCCTGGGCACTAA aGAATGCAAGCTGGAGTTCTTGAGCGATTCGGAATTGGTATTCCAACACTGCGCGCAGAAGCACGTGAATTACGAAGATCCAAATCTGAACGTCTCAATGCCAGTATTTACTATCCATGGAAATCATGACGATCCAA GTTTTGGCACTGTCGGATCAATGGACGTACTGTCAGCCACTGGACTTGTGAATTACTTTGGAAAATGGACAGATCTTAATCGTGTAGTTGTGTCTCCCTTAATCTTGAAAAAACGTAACACCCATGTTGCACTTTATGGTTTGAGTTATATTAATGACCAGAGGTTGTCGAGATTATACAGGGATGACAag GTGGAATTGTTGCGAGCAAAGGACATAGAGACCTTCAACATATTTGTTTTACATCAGAATCGCGTCAAGCATGGCGATTATGCTCATATACCTGAAAGTAAACTGCACAAATTCCTCAACTTGGTTGTTTGGGGTCACGAGCATGAGTGTCGTATTACTCCCGAATTCAATGCGGAAGGTGGATACTTTATATCCCAGCCAG gaaGCTCCATTGTTACCTCTTTGTGCGAAAGTGAATCCAAACCTAAGCATGTGGGTCTCCTTAAGATAAATAAGAGTAATTTCAAGatgaaaagtttaaaattgaaaagcgTTCGACCATTCGTTTTTGACAACATGATTCTCAACGATCATGACATTAAGATGCGGGATCGCGTCTCATTGGCAGATTCTATAAGTCAATATGTAGATCATTACATCGAAAATGAGATGATACCTAGAGCTACTGAACAACTTACAG AATACCCTAATCAACCACCTCAACCTTTAATTcgattaagaatattttatgacGATGATAATGAACAATTTGATACATTAAG TTTGGCGCAAAAATACTGTGATGTAGTTGCTAATCCAATGGAGATGATTTTGTTTCGTAAAATGAAGAgcggagaaaaaggaaaacgtGCCATTCAGGACGGAATTGATGATCTGGATGATATTAGTGAATTATTTCACGGAGAT tTGGGACAGGAATGGACTAGCACGGTACCAGggggaattaaaaaatattttgacatgGAAGAGAATAAAGATAAGTTAACAGTATTGACTGTGACAGCGTTAAATGAAGCTTTACATCGATATGTTGAACTAAGCGATATAGACGCTTTTAAGAATATCGTAAG GGATCAAATGACAAGAACCATTGAATATCTACAAACGCAAAATACTGAGACACCAGAAGAGATTCGCGAACAAATTAAAGTTTTCCGTGACAAAAGGCTGTCGGAAGAACAGCAAGAGCAGATAAAT GCTCGAGAAGCTGCACTGAGCAGACCACCACCAAGTCCTAGAGCTAAGCAGTCTCGCAATATCAATACAACAATTGACAGTAATGACAGTGATGAAGATTTAGATACATCATCTAAATCTTCGACTAAGACTACTAGAGGAAGGGGTAGAGGTTCCAGAGGCGGTAGAGGATCCAGAGGAGGTCGCGGTAGAGGAAAATCTAATGAAAAGAACGTTTCTGTTGCGACAATGCTG cagaaTACCAGAAGTGCACAGCCAAAGAAAACTCGTGGACAATGCATTATTATAAGCGATTCCGAGTAA
- the Dctn4-p62 gene encoding dynactin subunit 4 isoform X2, whose translation MTYLNQPDYVRYLCNCGSLKPISKIYFCRHCLMIRCGYCVCQEVDSHYCPNCMENLPSSEVRLKKNKCSNCFDCPCCFQTLSTRAGLAPVRAAAAPAEGEENRDVKPTKKVYYLFCSLCRWSSRDAGIPDQSVATGGWPEQENPHVTRINALIDYHKILASIEKQQCERKKFHPKRSFMPATMYSFTSALVRKRIGRPIKPPIQSQSSAHPAPSVASEEVDELPSDIFTESVDITKITTLEQRLQHPEVQAEKINELRPQHRQFLVKRSQRCRVCEHNVSKSDLCPQSTKFKILLAAFYHIPEVKIVTCEPLRLGKSSELLLKFCNPTQHQTQITILPLDTSLSTSLPEEKDVKQEDTQGSESPNLLPSTIRQAPVTEDPKLIKVAPNADLVMPHSSLILPPRDDAAEYDDTSDNHNFQDDPKLVVWRKGNKAVIRLHVTPHDTNKNTDDPVIVGFVMQHGYVNTIAALEHKSPQKVDVKVKLYLTVGQLVGET comes from the exons ATGACGTACTTGAACCAACCGGATTACGTGCGCTACTTGTGCAACTGCGGCTCCTTAAAGCCTATATCGAAGATATATTTCTGCCGACATTGCTTGATGATACGATGTGGCTACTGTGTCTGTCAAGAG GTTGATTCCCATTACTGTCCTAATTGCATGGAGAATTTGCCCTCGTCGGAAGTGCGTCTTAAAAAGAACAA ATGTTCCAATTGCTTCGACTGTCCTTGCTGTTTTCAAACGTTATCTACAAGAGCGGGACTAGCACCTGTGAGAGCAGCAGCAGCACCAGCTGAAGGAGAAGAGAACAGGGATGTGAAACccactaaaaaagtatattatctattttgttCGCTATGCCGATGGAGCTCGCGAGATGCAGGGATACCTGATCAATCCGTAG CAACTGGAGGCTGGCCCGAGCAGGAAAATCCACATGTAACGCGTATCAACGCTCTTATTGATTATCACAAGATACTAGCCTCTATAGAGAAACAGCAGTGCGAACGGAAGAAATTTCATCCAAAACGCTCCTTCATGCCAGCT ACAATGTATAGCTTTACATCAGCGCTGGTTCGCAAGCGTATCGGACGTCCCATAAAACCACCAATTCAGTCTCAATCATCTGCTCATCCAGCACCGTCCGTTGCAAGTGAGGAAGTGGACGAATTACCGAGCGATATATTTACAGAATCTGTGGATATAACTAAAA TTACCACATTGGAACAAAGATTACAACACCCGGAGGTACAAGCTGAGAAGATAAACGAATTGCGTCCTCAGCACAGACAGTTTTTAGTCAAGAGATCGCAACGTTGCAGAGTGTGTGAGCATAATGTTAGCAAATCGGATCTTTGCCCTCAGTCGacgaaattcaaaattttactaGCTGCATT ttatcaCATTCCGGAAGTCAAGATCGTTACTTGTGAACCACTTCGACTGGGGAAATCAAGTGAACTGCTTCTAAAATTCTGTAATCCAACACAGCATCAAACGCAAATAACTATATTACCTTTAGATACCTCGTTATCTACTTCACTCCCCGAGGAAAAAGACGTTAAACAAGAGGATACACaa GGAAGTGAATCTCCAAATTTATTGCCATCTACTATACGACAGGCACCTGTAACGGAAGATCCTAAGCTAATAAAAGTTGCGCCGAATGCAGATTTGGTGATGCCTCACAGTTCACTGATTCTTCCACCACGAGATGATGCTGCTGAATATGATGATACAAGTGATAATCACAATTTTCAGGATGATCCAAa gcTTGTAGTATGGCGAAAAGGAAATAAAGCAGTGATACGTTTGCACGTAACTCCGCAcgatactaataaaaatactgaCGACCCAGTTATAGTTGGATTTGTCATGCAACATGGATACGTAAATACCATTGCAGCGCTTGAGCATAAATCACCGCAAAAAGTAGATGTAAAGGTCAAGTTATATCTCACCGTTGGTCAGCTAGTTGGCGAAACATAA
- the Mre11 gene encoding double-strand break repair protein MRE11 isoform X2 codes for MSESSSTHMDPEDTINILVATDIHLGFDYSKKRGGQSEESFVTFEEILKYGKDNDVDFILLGGDLFHDTKPTQVTLLKCVELLRKYCLGTKECKLEFLSDSELVFQHCAQKHVNYEDPNLNVSMPVFTIHGNHDDPSFGTVGSMDVLSATGLVNYFGKWTDLNRVVVSPLILKKRNTHVALYGLSYINDQRLSRLYRDDKVELLRAKDIETFNIFVLHQNRVKHGDYAHIPESKLHKFLNLVVWGHEHECRITPEFNAEGGYFISQPGSSIVTSLCESESKPKHVGLLKINKSNFKMKSLKLKSVRPFVFDNMILNDHDIKMRDRVSLADSISQYVDHYIENEMIPRATEQLTEYPNQPPQPLIRLRIFYDDDNEQFDTLSLAQKYCDVVANPMEMILFRKMKSGEKGKRAIQDGIDDLDDISELFHGDLGQEWTSTVPGGIKKYFDMEENKDKLTVLTVTALNEALHRYVELSDIDAFKNIVRDQMTRTIEYLQTQNTETPEEIREQIKVFRDKRLSEEQQEQINAREAALSRPPPSPRAKQSRNINTTIDSNDSDEDLDTSSKSSTKTTRGRGRGSRGGRGSRGGRGRGKSNEKNVSVATMLNTRSAQPKKTRGQCIIISDSE; via the exons ATGTCGGAATCTTCTAGCACGCACATGGATCCGGAGGACACTATCAACATTCTAGTGGCCACGGATATTCATCTCGGTTTCGACTACAGCAAAAAGAGAG GAGGACAATCGGAAGAGAGTTTCGTGACGTTCGAAGAAATATTGAAGTATGGCAAGGACAACGATGTCGATTTTATTCTGCTGGGCGGTGATCTGTTTCATGACACTAAGCCAACGCAAGTCACATTACTTAAATGCGTGGAATTGCTGCGAAAATATTGCCTGGGCACTAA aGAATGCAAGCTGGAGTTCTTGAGCGATTCGGAATTGGTATTCCAACACTGCGCGCAGAAGCACGTGAATTACGAAGATCCAAATCTGAACGTCTCAATGCCAGTATTTACTATCCATGGAAATCATGACGATCCAA GTTTTGGCACTGTCGGATCAATGGACGTACTGTCAGCCACTGGACTTGTGAATTACTTTGGAAAATGGACAGATCTTAATCGTGTAGTTGTGTCTCCCTTAATCTTGAAAAAACGTAACACCCATGTTGCACTTTATGGTTTGAGTTATATTAATGACCAGAGGTTGTCGAGATTATACAGGGATGACAag GTGGAATTGTTGCGAGCAAAGGACATAGAGACCTTCAACATATTTGTTTTACATCAGAATCGCGTCAAGCATGGCGATTATGCTCATATACCTGAAAGTAAACTGCACAAATTCCTCAACTTGGTTGTTTGGGGTCACGAGCATGAGTGTCGTATTACTCCCGAATTCAATGCGGAAGGTGGATACTTTATATCCCAGCCAG gaaGCTCCATTGTTACCTCTTTGTGCGAAAGTGAATCCAAACCTAAGCATGTGGGTCTCCTTAAGATAAATAAGAGTAATTTCAAGatgaaaagtttaaaattgaaaagcgTTCGACCATTCGTTTTTGACAACATGATTCTCAACGATCATGACATTAAGATGCGGGATCGCGTCTCATTGGCAGATTCTATAAGTCAATATGTAGATCATTACATCGAAAATGAGATGATACCTAGAGCTACTGAACAACTTACAG AATACCCTAATCAACCACCTCAACCTTTAATTcgattaagaatattttatgacGATGATAATGAACAATTTGATACATTAAG TTTGGCGCAAAAATACTGTGATGTAGTTGCTAATCCAATGGAGATGATTTTGTTTCGTAAAATGAAGAgcggagaaaaaggaaaacgtGCCATTCAGGACGGAATTGATGATCTGGATGATATTAGTGAATTATTTCACGGAGAT tTGGGACAGGAATGGACTAGCACGGTACCAGggggaattaaaaaatattttgacatgGAAGAGAATAAAGATAAGTTAACAGTATTGACTGTGACAGCGTTAAATGAAGCTTTACATCGATATGTTGAACTAAGCGATATAGACGCTTTTAAGAATATCGTAAG GGATCAAATGACAAGAACCATTGAATATCTACAAACGCAAAATACTGAGACACCAGAAGAGATTCGCGAACAAATTAAAGTTTTCCGTGACAAAAGGCTGTCGGAAGAACAGCAAGAGCAGATAAAT GCTCGAGAAGCTGCACTGAGCAGACCACCACCAAGTCCTAGAGCTAAGCAGTCTCGCAATATCAATACAACAATTGACAGTAATGACAGTGATGAAGATTTAGATACATCATCTAAATCTTCGACTAAGACTACTAGAGGAAGGGGTAGAGGTTCCAGAGGCGGTAGAGGATCCAGAGGAGGTCGCGGTAGAGGAAAATCTAATGAAAAGAACGTTTCTGTTGCGACAATGCTG aaTACCAGAAGTGCACAGCCAAAGAAAACTCGTGGACAATGCATTATTATAAGCGATTCCGAGTAA
- the Dctn4-p62 gene encoding dynactin subunit 4 isoform X1, with the protein MTYLNQPDYVRYLCNCGSLKPISKIYFCRHCLMIRCGYCVCQEVDSHYCPNCMENLPSSEVRLKKNKCSNCFDCPCCFQTLSTRAGLAPVRAAAAPAEGEENRDVKPTKKVYYLFCSLCRWSSRDAGIPDQSVATGGWPEQENPHVTRINALIDYHKILASIEKQQCERKKFHPKRSFMPAQTMYSFTSALVRKRIGRPIKPPIQSQSSAHPAPSVASEEVDELPSDIFTESVDITKITTLEQRLQHPEVQAEKINELRPQHRQFLVKRSQRCRVCEHNVSKSDLCPQSTKFKILLAAFYHIPEVKIVTCEPLRLGKSSELLLKFCNPTQHQTQITILPLDTSLSTSLPEEKDVKQEDTQGSESPNLLPSTIRQAPVTEDPKLIKVAPNADLVMPHSSLILPPRDDAAEYDDTSDNHNFQDDPKLVVWRKGNKAVIRLHVTPHDTNKNTDDPVIVGFVMQHGYVNTIAALEHKSPQKVDVKVKLYLTVGQLVGET; encoded by the exons ATGACGTACTTGAACCAACCGGATTACGTGCGCTACTTGTGCAACTGCGGCTCCTTAAAGCCTATATCGAAGATATATTTCTGCCGACATTGCTTGATGATACGATGTGGCTACTGTGTCTGTCAAGAG GTTGATTCCCATTACTGTCCTAATTGCATGGAGAATTTGCCCTCGTCGGAAGTGCGTCTTAAAAAGAACAA ATGTTCCAATTGCTTCGACTGTCCTTGCTGTTTTCAAACGTTATCTACAAGAGCGGGACTAGCACCTGTGAGAGCAGCAGCAGCACCAGCTGAAGGAGAAGAGAACAGGGATGTGAAACccactaaaaaagtatattatctattttgttCGCTATGCCGATGGAGCTCGCGAGATGCAGGGATACCTGATCAATCCGTAG CAACTGGAGGCTGGCCCGAGCAGGAAAATCCACATGTAACGCGTATCAACGCTCTTATTGATTATCACAAGATACTAGCCTCTATAGAGAAACAGCAGTGCGAACGGAAGAAATTTCATCCAAAACGCTCCTTCATGCCAGCT CAGACAATGTATAGCTTTACATCAGCGCTGGTTCGCAAGCGTATCGGACGTCCCATAAAACCACCAATTCAGTCTCAATCATCTGCTCATCCAGCACCGTCCGTTGCAAGTGAGGAAGTGGACGAATTACCGAGCGATATATTTACAGAATCTGTGGATATAACTAAAA TTACCACATTGGAACAAAGATTACAACACCCGGAGGTACAAGCTGAGAAGATAAACGAATTGCGTCCTCAGCACAGACAGTTTTTAGTCAAGAGATCGCAACGTTGCAGAGTGTGTGAGCATAATGTTAGCAAATCGGATCTTTGCCCTCAGTCGacgaaattcaaaattttactaGCTGCATT ttatcaCATTCCGGAAGTCAAGATCGTTACTTGTGAACCACTTCGACTGGGGAAATCAAGTGAACTGCTTCTAAAATTCTGTAATCCAACACAGCATCAAACGCAAATAACTATATTACCTTTAGATACCTCGTTATCTACTTCACTCCCCGAGGAAAAAGACGTTAAACAAGAGGATACACaa GGAAGTGAATCTCCAAATTTATTGCCATCTACTATACGACAGGCACCTGTAACGGAAGATCCTAAGCTAATAAAAGTTGCGCCGAATGCAGATTTGGTGATGCCTCACAGTTCACTGATTCTTCCACCACGAGATGATGCTGCTGAATATGATGATACAAGTGATAATCACAATTTTCAGGATGATCCAAa gcTTGTAGTATGGCGAAAAGGAAATAAAGCAGTGATACGTTTGCACGTAACTCCGCAcgatactaataaaaatactgaCGACCCAGTTATAGTTGGATTTGTCATGCAACATGGATACGTAAATACCATTGCAGCGCTTGAGCATAAATCACCGCAAAAAGTAGATGTAAAGGTCAAGTTATATCTCACCGTTGGTCAGCTAGTTGGCGAAACATAA
- the Rps14 gene encoding 40S ribosomal protein S14: MPPKRGKVQKEEVQVSLGPQLREGEVVFGVAHIFASFNDTFVHVTDLSGRETIARVTGGMKVKADRDEASPYAAMLAAQDVAEKCKSLGITALHIKLRATGGNKTKTPGPGAQSALRALARSSMKIGRIEDVTPIPSDSTRRKGGRRGRRL, encoded by the exons ATGCCGCCCAAAAGAGGAAAGGTACAGAAGGAAGAAGTGCAGGTCTCTCTTGGACCTCAACTTCGTGAGGGAGAGGTAGTCTTCGGAGTGGCTCACATCTTCGCCAGCTTCAACGACACATTTGTGCATGTCACCGATTTGTCGGGCAG GGAAACGATCGCCAGAGTTACCGGTGGCATGAAGGTGAAGGCTGATCGTGATGAAGCCTCGCCGTACGCAGCTATGTTAGCAGCTCAG GATGTTGCAGAAAAATGCAAATCGCTGGGCATCACGGCACTGCACATCAAACTGAGAGCTACTGGAggcaataaaacaaaaactcCTGGCCCAGGTGCGCAATCTGCTCTGCGCGCTTTAGCTCGTTCCAGCATGAAAATTGGTCGCATCGAAGACGTTACTCCTATCCCATCAGATTCTACTCGCAGGAAGGGAGGTCGTCGTGGACGTAGGCTATAA